Proteins encoded together in one Bacteroides ovatus window:
- a CDS encoding acetylxylan esterase yields the protein MAAALSAQLQERMVKVNVVPDHVDWKYELGEKVKFNVVVTKNRVPQENVTVWYEVAQDMMHPLLKDTIVLENGVLTLDAGTMKTPGFLRCRVWTKYDGRTVEGRATAAFEPEKIKPTAVLPNDFNTFWESAKQENVRIPMNVKLRLLPERCTEKVNVYEWNVQNYRLNSRVYGILCVPVKPGKYPALLRVPGAGVRGYAGAIVEAEKGMITLEIGIHGIPVTLEPSVYASLSQGGLYRYQYQNWDNRDEVYYKRVYMGCVRAVDYLCSMKEFDGSNLLVQGGSQGGALAIVTAVLNPRVTGVVSFFPALSDLSGYEKGRAGGWPHLFRDSTDAVEIRKKKLEVSSYYDVANFAKQLKVPVFFYLGYNDMVCPPTSTFSVYNVITSPKEIVIMEEAEHYAYPEHWSQALQWIYSKQGM from the coding sequence ATGGCGGCGGCTCTGTCCGCCCAATTGCAGGAAAGAATGGTTAAAGTGAATGTTGTACCTGATCATGTCGATTGGAAGTACGAACTGGGTGAGAAGGTGAAATTCAACGTTGTGGTGACAAAGAATCGTGTACCTCAAGAAAATGTGACTGTATGGTATGAAGTTGCTCAGGATATGATGCATCCATTACTCAAAGATACCATTGTCTTGGAAAATGGTGTGCTGACATTGGATGCCGGAACCATGAAAACTCCTGGCTTTTTGCGTTGTCGTGTCTGGACAAAATATGACGGTAGAACTGTTGAAGGACGGGCTACGGCTGCCTTTGAACCTGAGAAGATAAAACCGACAGCTGTTTTGCCAAACGATTTCAATACTTTCTGGGAAAGTGCCAAACAGGAGAATGTTCGAATTCCTATGAATGTGAAATTGCGTTTACTGCCCGAACGTTGTACCGAGAAGGTGAATGTTTATGAATGGAATGTACAGAACTACCGTTTGAACAGCCGGGTATATGGTATTCTTTGTGTGCCGGTAAAGCCCGGAAAGTATCCTGCTTTATTGCGGGTACCGGGAGCGGGAGTACGGGGATATGCCGGTGCGATTGTAGAAGCGGAAAAAGGTATGATTACGTTGGAGATTGGCATCCATGGTATTCCGGTAACATTAGAACCGTCCGTTTATGCTAGTTTGAGCCAGGGAGGACTTTATCGATATCAATATCAGAATTGGGACAATCGTGATGAAGTTTATTATAAACGCGTCTATATGGGATGTGTACGTGCGGTAGATTATCTTTGTTCTATGAAAGAATTTGATGGCAGCAACCTCTTGGTGCAGGGAGGTAGTCAGGGAGGTGCGTTGGCCATCGTCACGGCGGTTCTTAATCCGCGTGTGACAGGAGTCGTTAGCTTCTTTCCGGCACTTAGCGATTTGAGCGGCTATGAGAAAGGACGGGCAGGTGGATGGCCGCATTTATTCAGAGACTCCACCGATGCTGTCGAAATCAGAAAGAAGAAATTGGAAGTATCTTCTTATTATGATGTGGCTAATTTCGCAAAGCAGCTGAAAGTCCCGGTCTTCTTCTATTTAGGATATAACGACATGGTATGTCCTCCTACTTCCACATTTTCTGTATATAACGTAATTACTTCCCCTAAAGAGATTGTGATAATGGAGGAAGCCGAGCACTATGCTTATCCGGAACATTGGTCACAGGCTTTGCAATGGATTTATTCTAAACAGGGAATGTGA
- a CDS encoding BT4734/BF3469 family protein, protein MKITQIRENGDTEALSVTDIDLLIEKMKKETKLRPVTGLRQALHFVLPDEPCSLASKLPRVIPAAAFGRVNGVKRMKTYNGIVELTIGPLAGKTEVEIVKQKAAELPQTMLAFMGASGKSVKIWTCFTRPDGTLPQTTEEAEVFQAHAYRLAIKCYQPQLPFNILLKEPKLEQFSRLSYDPDLIYRPAPVPFYLSQPIGMPGEMTYHEKSSTEASPLNRALPGYDTEDTVALLYEAALRKTFEEMETDWHRNDHDLQTLVVPLAENCYYSGIPEEEVTRRTIMRYYKRKNPMLVREMIRNVYKECKGVPKSSCLTKEQRLSLQMDEFMNRRYEFRYNTQIGEVEYRERFSFQFYFHPIDKRAQNSIMLDAQSEGIGVWDRDIDRYLHSNRVPIYNPLEEFLFHLPHWDGKDRIHALANRVPCKNPHWELLFHRWFLNMVSHWRGVDKMHANNTSPILVGAQGTHKSTFCREMIPPALRAYYTDSIDFSHKRDAELYLNRFALINIDEFDQITLPQQGFLKHILQKPVVNLRKPHGRSVLELQRYASFIGTSNQKDLLTDPSGSRRVICIEVTGNIDTTQPIDYEQLYAQAMHEIHHGERYWFDSEDEQIMTENNREFEQTPAMLQLFYQYFKAAQTKEEGEFLTPVEILNYLKKKSGISLSDNKVYHFGRLLQKCGIPSKHTYKGTVYQVIKVL, encoded by the coding sequence ATGAAGATTACACAAATCAGGGAAAACGGAGATACGGAGGCACTAAGCGTAACAGACATCGACCTGCTGATAGAAAAAATGAAAAAAGAAACCAAGCTCCGCCCGGTAACCGGATTACGTCAGGCCCTGCATTTTGTTCTACCCGATGAGCCTTGTTCCCTCGCCAGCAAACTACCACGAGTGATTCCCGCAGCAGCCTTCGGGCGAGTGAACGGAGTGAAGCGAATGAAAACCTACAATGGCATTGTAGAACTGACCATCGGTCCGCTAGCCGGAAAGACAGAAGTGGAAATCGTGAAGCAAAAGGCTGCCGAACTTCCCCAAACAATGCTGGCTTTTATGGGAGCAAGTGGTAAAAGCGTCAAGATATGGACTTGCTTCACCCGTCCGGACGGCACTTTACCGCAAACAACGGAAGAAGCCGAAGTGTTTCAGGCACATGCTTACCGGCTTGCCATTAAATGTTATCAGCCTCAACTTCCCTTCAACATTCTATTAAAAGAGCCGAAACTGGAACAATTCTCACGTCTTAGTTATGATCCGGACTTGATTTATCGTCCCGCTCCCGTACCTTTCTATCTTTCACAGCCCATCGGTATGCCCGGCGAGATGACTTATCATGAGAAATCGAGCACTGAAGCATCTCCGCTGAATCGAGCACTGCCGGGGTATGACACGGAAGATACGGTAGCATTGCTTTATGAAGCGGCATTGCGGAAAACATTCGAAGAAATGGAAACGGACTGGCATCGAAACGATCATGATTTGCAAACATTAGTAGTCCCGCTTGCCGAAAATTGTTACTACTCCGGCATCCCGGAAGAGGAGGTAACCCGACGAACCATCATGCGTTATTACAAAAGAAAAAATCCGATGCTGGTACGCGAAATGATAAGAAACGTATATAAGGAATGTAAGGGAGTGCCCAAAAGCAGCTGCCTGACTAAAGAACAACGTCTTAGCCTGCAAATGGATGAATTTATGAACCGTCGTTATGAGTTCCGTTATAATACGCAGATCGGGGAAGTGGAATATCGGGAGCGTTTCTCGTTTCAGTTTTACTTTCATCCCATTGACAAACGGGCACAAAACAGCATCATGCTCGACGCACAATCCGAAGGTATTGGCGTATGGGATAGGGATATAGACCGATACTTACATTCCAACCGTGTGCCGATCTACAATCCGTTGGAAGAGTTTCTGTTTCATCTGCCTCATTGGGACGGCAAAGACCGTATTCATGCTTTGGCAAACAGGGTTCCTTGCAAGAATCCGCATTGGGAATTGCTTTTCCACCGTTGGTTCCTGAATATGGTTTCACATTGGAGAGGGGTAGATAAAATGCATGCGAATAATACATCGCCCATATTAGTGGGGGCACAAGGAACTCATAAGTCAACTTTCTGCCGTGAAATGATTCCACCTGCACTTCGCGCTTACTATACAGACAGCATTGATTTCAGCCATAAACGGGATGCAGAACTGTATCTGAATCGGTTTGCGCTCATCAACATCGATGAGTTTGACCAGATAACTCTGCCACAACAGGGATTTCTGAAACATATTCTTCAAAAGCCTGTGGTCAATCTACGGAAACCGCACGGTCGCTCGGTACTTGAATTGCAGCGGTATGCTTCATTTATCGGTACAAGCAATCAGAAGGATTTGCTGACTGATCCTTCGGGAAGCCGCCGTGTCATTTGTATTGAAGTGACGGGAAACATCGACACTACACAGCCGATAGATTATGAACAGCTTTATGCACAAGCCATGCACGAGATTCATCATGGCGAACGCTACTGGTTTGACAGTGAGGATGAGCAGATTATGACGGAAAACAACCGTGAGTTTGAGCAGACACCGGCTATGCTGCAATTGTTTTATCAGTATTTTAAAGCTGCGCAAACGAAAGAGGAAGGAGAATTTCTTACTCCGGTCGAAATACTAAATTATCTGAAAAAGAAAAGCGGTATATCATTGTCTGATAACAAAGTATATCACTTCGGGAGATTGCTGCAAAAATGCGGTATTCCTTCGAAGCATACTTATAAAGGTACTGTTTATCAGGTTATAAAGGTATTATAA
- a CDS encoding alginate lyase family protein, with the protein MKIDYIKNQIKVAGMVIACTSLCSCNSEIEDGTTDIDSWPLPRIEVTYPTEFEHPGVVFTVEDIERFRKIATQQIQPQYAGYELLSADKLSQSTYIMNGPYDEIYAGEDASHPNIMNQFGNDFAAACQNAIMFAATQQKGYADKSMEIIRGYSASLKKPVYSARQAGLDHVLMVGNLCIKLVYAVELMRYLDGSGMTNEDFQGACDMFKRCFIPVLDDFFSITEPKNKAVGNFGVSAINCYMAMAIVLDDMEMYKKAIDIYLYGYENGSIRYYIDGETGQCQESGRDQTHAQLGLGMMSMLCETAWKQGTDLYGVLDNRLPKGYEYTAKYNLGYDVPFKYMPELTGKYNWYEIDEVDKKEVASGQRPESRRGKFAPVYERVYNHYATRLGLGMPYVKEVLETKVRPENAGTDIAHLGYGTFLYCSEGFE; encoded by the coding sequence ATGAAGATAGATTATATAAAGAATCAGATAAAGGTAGCAGGCATGGTGATTGCCTGCACCTCACTATGCTCGTGTAACAGTGAAATAGAAGATGGGACGACCGATATAGATAGTTGGCCGTTGCCTCGCATAGAAGTGACCTACCCTACGGAATTTGAACACCCGGGAGTTGTTTTTACTGTAGAAGACATCGAGCGTTTTCGTAAGATTGCTACCCAACAGATACAACCACAATATGCGGGTTATGAATTATTGAGCGCGGATAAACTCTCTCAAAGTACATATATAATGAATGGTCCTTATGATGAAATTTATGCCGGTGAAGATGCTTCTCATCCGAACATCATGAATCAATTTGGAAACGATTTTGCGGCAGCTTGTCAGAATGCCATTATGTTTGCTGCTACACAACAAAAAGGCTATGCTGATAAGTCAATGGAGATAATACGTGGCTATTCCGCCAGCCTTAAAAAGCCTGTCTATAGTGCGAGACAAGCCGGTTTGGATCATGTATTGATGGTGGGTAACTTATGCATAAAACTAGTTTATGCTGTTGAGCTTATGCGATATCTTGATGGTTCCGGGATGACGAATGAGGACTTTCAGGGAGCATGTGATATGTTTAAGCGGTGTTTTATTCCCGTATTAGATGATTTCTTCTCTATCACAGAGCCTAAGAATAAGGCAGTCGGTAACTTTGGCGTATCTGCCATTAACTGTTACATGGCCATGGCGATTGTATTGGATGATATGGAAATGTATAAGAAAGCTATAGATATTTATCTTTACGGATATGAAAATGGTTCTATACGTTATTATATAGATGGAGAAACTGGACAATGTCAGGAAAGTGGTCGTGACCAAACACATGCACAGTTGGGATTAGGTATGATGTCCATGCTTTGTGAGACGGCCTGGAAACAAGGTACTGATCTCTACGGTGTGTTAGACAACCGCTTGCCGAAAGGCTATGAATATACAGCTAAATATAATTTAGGGTATGATGTGCCATTCAAGTATATGCCGGAACTCACCGGGAAGTATAATTGGTATGAAATAGACGAAGTAGACAAGAAAGAGGTAGCCAGTGGTCAGAGACCTGAATCAAGACGTGGTAAATTTGCTCCTGTCTATGAGCGGGTGTACAATCATTATGCGACACGTTTAGGATTGGGAATGCCTTATGTGAAAGAAGTCTTAGAAACAAAGGTTCGTCCTGAAAACGCCGGTACTGATATTGCTCATTTGGGGTATGGGACTTTTCTGTATTGTAGCGAAGGTTTTGAATAG
- a CDS encoding DUF2007-related protein, producing MITSRKISQVKVFAGSPWEVASVKSLLNAAYIQVSTKDNGLNSILISVPCEYYTAAMRVINNRKVS from the coding sequence ATGATTACAAGTAGAAAGATTTCTCAAGTCAAAGTTTTTGCTGGTAGTCCTTGGGAAGTAGCCAGCGTAAAGAGTTTGTTGAATGCAGCTTATATTCAAGTGTCAACGAAAGACAATGGTTTAAACAGTATTTTGATTTCTGTTCCTTGCGAATACTATACTGCGGCCATGCGTGTAATTAATAACAGAAAAGTTTCATAG
- a CDS encoding pectinesterase family protein, translating into MKAHLFSKMSQGLLLLSALLATSCKESSNNFFVPDHEAPSLVSVTPANGETAEENNTILLTFNEYVKAGEGKANFNGEEVELTFKGKTASYAYTALDYNQACQFSLPKGAVIDFQGNVFEGVSIQFTIRERPQPEARIFDAVVSPDGKGNYTSIQKAIDNVPSKRTEPWLIFVANGTYEEQIIIPEDKPYIHLIGQDVDKTIVKLRINSSTEASATDPDVWKYSYKNLGKTEAAMVSVKATDFYAENISFVNGYGKELQKGPMALAMYTQNDRNSFNNCKFLSYQDTWQTGPKSDNGRLYAQNCWIEGAVDYFYGNGNCFLEHCTFYNMRDGAIIVAPSHKVGTRWGYVLNNCIVDGNELADTESVKLGRPWHNSPIAVYLNTIFNIKIAPEGWTDMGAIPQMFAEYNSKDKEGNTVDLSQRKTQYTYQDEQENPVTGICQAVLTAGEAARYTYENVVREGDNWDPKKYMEQISAPENLKRENGILSWDASKYAICYLVIANDETVQITKETSCNVEEGKTYQVKAVSEYGSLSEPSKE; encoded by the coding sequence ATGAAAGCACATTTATTTTCAAAGATGTCCCAAGGACTATTGTTGTTATCAGCTTTGCTGGCAACAAGTTGCAAGGAAAGTAGCAATAACTTTTTTGTTCCCGACCATGAAGCCCCTTCTTTGGTGTCTGTAACTCCTGCAAATGGTGAAACGGCCGAAGAAAACAATACGATTCTGCTTACTTTTAACGAGTATGTGAAAGCGGGAGAAGGGAAAGCGAATTTTAATGGCGAGGAAGTGGAGTTGACTTTCAAAGGTAAAACAGCGTCTTACGCTTATACTGCTTTGGACTATAATCAGGCCTGTCAGTTCAGCCTCCCCAAAGGTGCAGTCATAGACTTTCAGGGAAATGTATTCGAAGGTGTTAGTATTCAGTTTACAATCAGAGAACGTCCTCAACCGGAAGCACGCATATTTGATGCGGTGGTCAGTCCTGACGGAAAAGGAAACTATACCAGTATACAGAAAGCAATAGATAATGTCCCCTCGAAAAGAACAGAACCTTGGCTTATTTTCGTGGCGAACGGAACGTATGAAGAACAAATAATCATTCCTGAAGACAAACCGTATATTCATCTCATCGGACAGGATGTGGATAAGACAATTGTCAAGTTACGAATTAACAGCTCAACCGAAGCCAGTGCGACTGATCCGGATGTGTGGAAGTACTCTTATAAGAACTTAGGAAAAACGGAAGCCGCTATGGTATCAGTGAAGGCTACGGATTTTTACGCAGAGAATATATCTTTTGTAAACGGATATGGCAAAGAATTACAGAAAGGCCCTATGGCATTGGCAATGTATACCCAGAATGACCGCAACTCATTCAATAATTGCAAATTCCTCTCGTACCAAGACACCTGGCAGACCGGGCCTAAATCGGATAACGGCAGACTGTATGCACAGAATTGCTGGATTGAAGGAGCCGTTGATTACTTCTATGGAAACGGGAATTGCTTTCTCGAACATTGCACCTTTTATAATATGAGGGATGGCGCAATTATTGTTGCTCCTTCTCATAAAGTAGGAACACGTTGGGGATATGTGTTGAATAATTGCATTGTGGATGGAAATGAATTGGCTGATACAGAAAGTGTCAAGTTGGGGCGTCCCTGGCACAATTCTCCGATAGCTGTATATCTCAATACGATTTTTAATATAAAGATAGCTCCGGAAGGATGGACGGATATGGGAGCTATTCCTCAAATGTTTGCTGAATATAACAGTAAAGATAAGGAGGGGAATACTGTAGATTTAAGTCAGCGTAAAACGCAATATACCTATCAGGATGAACAAGAGAATCCGGTGACAGGCATTTGTCAGGCTGTCCTTACGGCAGGTGAAGCAGCTCGGTATACGTATGAAAACGTTGTTCGTGAGGGCGATAATTGGGACCCGAAGAAATATATGGAACAAATATCCGCACCGGAAAATCTGAAAAGAGAAAACGGAATATTAAGTTGGGATGCTTCAAAATATGCAATTTGTTATTTGGTAATTGCGAACGATGAAACTGTACAAATAACCAAGGAAACGTCTTGTAATGTTGAGGAAGGAAAGACATATCAGGTGAAGGCCGTTAGTGAGTATGGGTCTTTGAGTGAACCTTCAAAAGAGTGA